Proteins encoded within one genomic window of Suricata suricatta isolate VVHF042 chromosome 17, meerkat_22Aug2017_6uvM2_HiC, whole genome shotgun sequence:
- the SMIM5 gene encoding small integral membrane protein 5 isoform X1 translates to MCDPVREAPLGKTAGTRHYLCLLGEHRQVGGDSWPCLCSVRPGRSPAGARCTMAAASFVQEMRSMGEKLLLKLQKLPQAEPVEIAAFSVILLFTATVLLLLLIAGCCCCCPERRGRKVQVRPMSPP, encoded by the exons ATGTGTGATCCAGTCCGAGAGGCCCCCTTGGGGAAAACTGCAGGGACACGGCATTATCTCTGCCTCCTCGGAGAACACCGT CAGGTGGGTGGGGACTCCTGGCCCTGTCTCTGCTCAGTGAGGCCTGGCAGGAGCCCGGCAGGAGCCCGATGCACCATGGCAGCCGCCAGCTTCGTGCAGGAGATGCGCTCCATGGGCGAGAAGCTGCTGCTCAAGCTGCAGAAGCTGCCCCAGGCCGAGCCTGTGGAGATCGCGGCCTTCTCCGTCATCCTCCTCTTCACAG CcactgtgctgctgctgctgctgatcgccggctgctgctgctgctgccctgaGCGCAGAGGCAGGAAGGTCCAAGTGCGGCCCATGAGCCCCCCGTGA
- the SMIM5 gene encoding small integral membrane protein 5 isoform X2, protein MAAASFVQEMRSMGEKLLLKLQKLPQAEPVEIAAFSVILLFTATVLLLLLIAGCCCCCPERRGRKVQVRPMSPP, encoded by the exons ATGGCAGCCGCCAGCTTCGTGCAGGAGATGCGCTCCATGGGCGAGAAGCTGCTGCTCAAGCTGCAGAAGCTGCCCCAGGCCGAGCCTGTGGAGATCGCGGCCTTCTCCGTCATCCTCCTCTTCACAG CcactgtgctgctgctgctgctgatcgccggctgctgctgctgctgccctgaGCGCAGAGGCAGGAAGGTCCAAGTGCGGCCCATGAGCCCCCCGTGA